One window of Novosphingobium sp. P6W genomic DNA carries:
- a CDS encoding cell wall metabolism sensor histidine kinase WalK has translation MTRLLRSFSFRLTLTYAGLFCLSVALLISAGYWLRVTLPMDRARQLVDDEYHQFRAAYLARGMEATRIALDRRASHAGSRKAFHALLRPDGHVVSANLPSWPAKPLGQLTIIEADTFVDGTEIDHNALVSDHLLPGGARLMIGRDVEDITDDAETLRTAAIWIFGVTVMLGLCGGWLMSLAIGRRIEAVTLAARQVMDGDLAGRVQVRGTNDDFDRLGQTLNLMLSRIQSLFSAVQSVSDNAAHELRTPLARLIGRLETLEQIAGDDPAMRIAAGAAIVEANRLQQILSALMRISRLENGRHPLELQRTDVIQLLEDIVEFYQPEAERLGMELVVSARRPLVADLDLDLVFQALSNLLDNALKHGAGKGRRIELAAARTREGLHLSVQDDGPGLDPGDGERVTQQFYRGRSSACLPGDGLGLSMVAAIAHAHGAALEFAASEPGLRVSLVFP, from the coding sequence ATGACGCGGCTGCTGCGCAGCTTCTCGTTCCGGCTGACGCTGACTTATGCGGGGCTGTTCTGCCTCTCGGTAGCGCTGCTGATAAGTGCGGGATACTGGCTGCGCGTAACCCTGCCGATGGACCGCGCACGCCAGTTGGTGGACGACGAATACCACCAGTTCCGCGCCGCCTACCTGGCTCGCGGCATGGAAGCGACGCGGATCGCGCTGGACCGGAGGGCCTCGCATGCGGGTTCCCGCAAGGCCTTCCATGCGCTGCTGAGACCGGACGGGCATGTCGTTAGCGCAAACCTGCCGAGCTGGCCGGCAAAGCCGCTGGGCCAGCTTACCATCATCGAAGCCGACACTTTCGTGGACGGGACGGAAATCGACCATAACGCCCTTGTCAGCGACCATCTGCTGCCGGGCGGCGCGCGCCTGATGATCGGGCGCGACGTCGAGGACATCACCGACGACGCCGAGACACTGCGCACCGCCGCGATCTGGATCTTCGGCGTCACCGTGATGCTGGGCCTGTGCGGCGGCTGGCTGATGAGCCTGGCGATCGGGCGGCGCATCGAGGCGGTCACCCTGGCGGCGCGGCAGGTGATGGACGGCGACCTTGCAGGCCGCGTCCAGGTCCGCGGCACCAACGACGATTTCGATCGGCTGGGCCAGACGCTCAACCTCATGCTCTCGCGCATCCAGAGCCTGTTCAGCGCGGTGCAGAGCGTGTCCGACAATGCCGCGCATGAACTGCGCACCCCCCTCGCCCGGCTGATCGGCCGGCTGGAGACGCTGGAACAGATCGCCGGAGACGATCCCGCGATGCGCATCGCCGCAGGCGCCGCGATCGTCGAAGCCAACCGGCTCCAGCAGATCCTTTCCGCCCTGATGCGCATTTCCCGGCTGGAAAACGGGCGCCATCCTCTTGAACTGCAACGCACCGACGTGATCCAGCTGCTTGAGGACATCGTCGAATTCTACCAACCCGAGGCCGAGCGGCTGGGCATGGAGCTGGTGGTGTCCGCGCGCCGTCCCCTCGTCGCCGATCTCGACCTCGACCTTGTATTCCAGGCATTGTCCAACCTGCTCGACAATGCCCTGAAACATGGGGCCGGCAAGGGCCGCAGGATCGAGCTGGCCGCCGCAAGGACGCGGGAAGGCCTGCACCTGAGCGTGCAGGACGACGGCCCCGGCCTCGATCCAGGCGATGGCGAGCGGGTGACGCAGCAGTTCTATCGCGGGCGCTCCTCGGCCTGCCTTCCCGGCGACGGCCTGGGCCTCAGCATGGTCGCCGCCATCGCCCATGCCCACGGCGCGGCGCTGGAATTCGCGGCATCGGAGCCGGGCCTGCGCGTCTCGCTGGTATTCCCGTAA
- a CDS encoding ImuA family protein, which yields MFQTHAPSRADPPPETPARPLWLAKAQLHEVHAAAGDWASAMAFCLAAIEADARRPILLLRVRKDRRAQMRMDPCGEGWSPLGLDPARLLIVDARDDAGLLRAGLDAARQSGPAAVILETWGNLREYDLVASRRLILAAEQSRIPVVMLRGDTPPRASAAHTRWMVSSAPSTPLETRAPGPPALLVELQRRRGGPAGLHWRLEWNEDNACFREEPIVPARAEPGADEAAPLSGAVVSLAAVRAGEPLRRTA from the coding sequence ATGTTCCAGACCCACGCGCCGTCCCGCGCTGATCCCCCGCCTGAAACGCCGGCCCGGCCTCTCTGGCTGGCGAAGGCGCAGTTGCATGAAGTCCATGCCGCCGCCGGCGACTGGGCCTCGGCCATGGCCTTTTGCCTCGCCGCGATCGAGGCCGATGCCCGGCGGCCGATCCTGCTGCTGCGGGTGCGCAAGGACCGCCGCGCCCAGATGCGCATGGACCCTTGCGGCGAAGGCTGGTCGCCGCTGGGGCTGGACCCGGCGCGGCTGCTGATCGTCGATGCGCGCGACGATGCCGGGCTGCTGCGGGCCGGGCTGGACGCTGCGCGCCAGTCCGGGCCGGCGGCGGTGATCCTGGAAACCTGGGGGAACTTGCGCGAATATGACCTTGTCGCCAGCCGCCGCCTGATCCTTGCCGCCGAACAGTCGCGCATCCCGGTTGTGATGCTGCGCGGCGATACCCCGCCGCGTGCCAGCGCCGCGCATACCCGGTGGATGGTCTCCAGCGCCCCTTCCACTCCGCTTGAGACGCGGGCGCCGGGGCCTCCCGCTCTCCTCGTCGAACTCCAGCGCCGACGCGGCGGACCGGCGGGACTGCACTGGCGGCTGGAATGGAATGAAGACAATGCCTGTTTCCGCGAAGAACCTATCGTCCCAGCCCGCGCCGAGCCCGGTGCGGACGAAGCCGCGCCGCTATCTGGCGCTGTGGTTTCCCTGGCTGCCGTGCGAGCGGGCGAGCCGCTGCGGCGTACTGCCTGA
- a CDS encoding DNA polymerase Y family protein, with protein MRTKPRRYLALWFPWLPCERASRCGVLPEAAAASALVARDGQALRLAAVGVAAHRQGLSAGMTLADARARCPDLATAPHDPVADSRELDRLAGAMIAFTPLVALDPSDGLVLDVTGCAHLLGGEDELIAGVLAAAGYTVHHALAAHAAAARALARHGSGHDVRALPVAALELDERALSGLRRAGLKTLGDLAARPMAGLAARFGEDAVMRLRAILGEAGSPITPLRLVEPIRLETRFPEPLARTDDALDVIEDLLTRASRIMEERQLGGRRFRVVLHRSDNVRPRLVVETGQPVRNPAAVMRLLRERIDTLSDPLDPGYGFDAITLAVLGAEHLPSRQIGLESGKEDAEDSIAALVDTLGVRLGEERVSRLVPCDRHLPEKAQGLVPATQARPGPWPEGGATPPRPLLLLDPPQPVDVIAGVPDSPPQRFRWQGRLHDVRLAEGPERIGAEWWRKRGGHIPGNAGDTRDYYRIEDGEGRRYWIFRSGLFGETPGPRWYLHGLFP; from the coding sequence GTGCGGACGAAGCCGCGCCGCTATCTGGCGCTGTGGTTTCCCTGGCTGCCGTGCGAGCGGGCGAGCCGCTGCGGCGTACTGCCTGAAGCGGCGGCGGCCAGCGCGCTGGTGGCGCGTGACGGGCAGGCGCTGCGCCTGGCGGCAGTCGGCGTTGCCGCGCACCGCCAGGGTTTGAGCGCGGGCATGACGCTGGCCGATGCGCGCGCACGCTGCCCCGATCTGGCGACGGCGCCGCACGATCCCGTGGCCGACAGCCGCGAGCTTGACCGGCTAGCCGGCGCGATGATCGCCTTTACCCCGCTCGTCGCGCTCGATCCCTCCGACGGACTGGTGCTTGACGTGACCGGCTGCGCGCACCTGCTGGGCGGCGAGGATGAACTTATCGCCGGCGTGCTGGCGGCAGCGGGGTATACCGTCCACCACGCGCTTGCCGCCCATGCCGCTGCCGCGCGGGCGCTTGCCCGGCACGGCAGCGGCCATGATGTACGCGCCCTGCCGGTTGCCGCGCTGGAACTGGACGAGCGGGCGCTTTCCGGCCTGCGCCGAGCCGGGCTCAAGACCCTGGGCGATCTTGCGGCGCGGCCCATGGCAGGACTTGCGGCGCGCTTCGGGGAAGACGCGGTGATGCGTCTGCGCGCGATTCTGGGCGAGGCGGGCAGCCCGATCACCCCGCTCCGCCTTGTCGAGCCGATCCGGCTGGAAACCCGCTTTCCCGAACCGCTCGCCCGCACCGACGATGCGCTCGACGTGATCGAGGACCTGCTGACCCGTGCATCCCGGATCATGGAGGAGCGCCAGCTTGGCGGGCGGCGCTTTCGCGTGGTGCTCCACCGCAGCGACAACGTCCGCCCGCGTCTCGTCGTGGAAACCGGCCAGCCGGTGCGAAACCCCGCCGCCGTCATGCGTCTCTTGCGCGAACGGATCGACACGCTATCCGACCCGCTCGACCCCGGTTACGGCTTCGATGCGATCACCCTGGCAGTGCTGGGCGCCGAGCATTTGCCCTCGCGCCAGATCGGGCTCGAAAGCGGCAAGGAAGACGCCGAAGACAGCATCGCCGCGCTGGTCGATACGCTAGGCGTGCGGCTGGGGGAGGAGCGGGTGAGCCGCCTGGTCCCCTGCGACCGGCACTTGCCCGAAAAGGCGCAGGGCCTCGTCCCCGCCACGCAGGCGCGCCCCGGCCCCTGGCCGGAAGGAGGTGCCACTCCCCCCCGGCCGCTGCTGCTGCTCGACCCACCCCAGCCGGTGGACGTGATCGCGGGCGTTCCCGACAGTCCGCCGCAGCGTTTTCGCTGGCAGGGCCGCCTCCACGATGTCCGGCTGGCCGAAGGGCCTGAGCGGATCGGCGCGGAATGGTGGCGAAAGCGCGGCGGCCACATCCCCGGCAATGCCGGCGATACGCGTGACTATTACCGCATCGAGGACGGCGAGGGCCGCCGCTACTGGATCTTCCGCAGCGGTCTGTTCGGCGAAACGCCCGGCCCGCGCTGGTATCTGCACGGCCTGTTCCCATGA
- a CDS encoding TonB-dependent siderophore receptor yields the protein MKSRILLMLGGAFAVYAMPAAAQVADDASAGNEDDIIVTGKYTLQDKIDTATGLGLSVQETPQSVSIVTAQRILDQNLISVKDVIQNAVGVAINETDDVRNSFYARGFQITNTQLDGVPTAWALGGDSGETLADVSLYERVEIVRGATGLLSGAGDPSASVNLVRKHADKTELGGYINGSYGSWDTWRVSGDLGGQVTSDGRLRFRAVGRYEEGGSQIDGYHNKKLVLYGTIDADITDDTLLRVGFSHQQGRPDGAAWGALPSFYSDGTFASWKRSKSTGAKWTHWDTSNQNLFVSLRHDFGSGWSAQANYNRLRNTQNTNILYLYGLVDKTTGLGLASNPYSADGESIQNSYDAQIKGKVSLFGRDHEVVVGALRSIINRHADTFAALNLLDPTNAFSFPPAGDFNNWTEDSYPFPGFSTVPFRASQEKITQTGYYGVVRANLTDQLKVIGGGRLASWQQRGFAYGVDSNYGDDNVFIPYVGALYDVTPNHRLYASYTKIFQPQNLLGADFRQLDPLDGKAYEVGLKSSFFDAALQTSLSLFRIEQDNIGVLNGAPISPGPGQPPVQTYIASSGDVSKGFEVEITGEPLEGWNVNFGYSQFKVDVNRDQPRKLLKLFTTYTLGDLTVGGGVNYRSKAYTDGVNPVTAAPFRFQQDGYTLVSLMARYNVSDALQIQGNVENLLDKKYFSQIGFYSQYRYGLPRNFTVSANYRF from the coding sequence ATGAAGTCCAGGATCTTGCTCATGCTCGGCGGCGCATTCGCCGTTTATGCCATGCCCGCCGCCGCGCAGGTCGCCGATGACGCCAGCGCAGGCAACGAAGACGATATCATCGTCACCGGCAAGTACACGCTGCAAGACAAGATCGATACCGCCACCGGTCTCGGCCTGTCCGTTCAGGAAACGCCGCAGTCCGTCAGCATCGTCACCGCGCAGCGTATCCTCGACCAGAACCTGATCAGCGTGAAGGACGTTATCCAGAACGCCGTCGGCGTGGCGATCAACGAGACGGACGATGTGCGCAACTCGTTCTACGCACGCGGTTTCCAGATCACCAACACCCAGCTCGACGGCGTACCGACCGCCTGGGCGCTCGGCGGTGATTCGGGCGAGACCCTTGCCGACGTATCGCTGTACGAGCGCGTCGAGATCGTGCGCGGCGCCACCGGCCTGCTCAGCGGCGCGGGCGATCCGTCCGCCTCGGTCAACCTGGTGCGCAAGCACGCCGACAAGACCGAACTGGGCGGCTATATCAATGGCAGCTACGGCAGCTGGGACACCTGGCGCGTTTCGGGCGACCTTGGCGGCCAGGTGACTTCCGATGGCCGCCTGCGCTTCCGCGCGGTGGGCCGCTATGAGGAAGGCGGCAGCCAGATCGACGGCTACCACAACAAGAAGCTGGTCCTTTACGGCACGATCGACGCCGACATCACTGACGATACGCTGCTGCGCGTCGGCTTCAGCCACCAGCAGGGCCGCCCGGACGGCGCCGCATGGGGCGCGCTCCCCTCGTTCTACAGCGACGGCACCTTTGCATCGTGGAAGCGTTCGAAGTCGACCGGCGCCAAGTGGACGCACTGGGACACCAGCAACCAGAACCTTTTCGTCTCGCTGCGCCACGACTTTGGCAGCGGCTGGAGCGCACAGGCCAACTATAACCGCCTGCGCAACACGCAGAACACCAATATCCTGTACCTCTACGGCCTGGTCGACAAGACCACCGGGCTGGGCCTTGCCAGCAACCCCTATTCAGCTGACGGCGAAAGCATCCAGAACAGCTACGACGCCCAGATCAAGGGCAAGGTTTCCCTGTTCGGCCGCGACCACGAAGTCGTCGTCGGCGCACTGCGCAGCATCATCAACCGCCATGCCGACACGTTCGCTGCGCTCAACCTGCTCGACCCGACCAATGCCTTTTCGTTCCCGCCAGCAGGCGACTTCAACAACTGGACCGAAGATTCCTACCCCTTCCCGGGTTTCTCGACCGTGCCGTTCCGCGCCTCGCAGGAGAAGATCACCCAGACCGGTTATTACGGCGTCGTGCGCGCCAACCTGACCGACCAGCTCAAGGTGATCGGCGGCGGTCGTCTCGCCAGCTGGCAGCAGCGCGGCTTCGCTTACGGCGTGGACAGCAATTACGGGGACGACAATGTCTTCATCCCCTACGTCGGCGCGCTCTACGATGTGACGCCCAACCACCGCCTCTACGCCAGCTACACCAAGATTTTCCAGCCGCAGAACCTGCTGGGCGCCGACTTCCGGCAGCTCGATCCGCTGGACGGCAAGGCGTATGAAGTCGGCCTGAAAAGCTCGTTCTTCGACGCGGCGCTGCAGACCTCGCTTTCGCTGTTCCGCATCGAGCAGGACAATATCGGCGTGCTCAACGGCGCACCGATCTCGCCCGGCCCCGGCCAGCCGCCGGTCCAGACCTACATCGCGTCCAGCGGCGACGTCAGCAAAGGCTTCGAGGTCGAGATCACCGGCGAGCCGCTGGAAGGCTGGAACGTCAACTTCGGCTACAGCCAGTTCAAGGTGGACGTGAACCGCGACCAGCCGCGCAAGCTGCTCAAGCTGTTCACCACTTACACGCTGGGCGACCTGACCGTGGGCGGCGGCGTGAATTACCGCAGCAAGGCCTATACCGATGGCGTCAACCCTGTAACCGCCGCACCCTTCCGCTTCCAGCAGGACGGCTACACGCTGGTCAGCCTGATGGCGCGCTACAACGTGTCGGATGCCCTGCAAATCCAGGGCAACGTCGAGAACCTGCTCGACAAGAAGTACTTCAGCCAGATCGGCTTCTACAGCCAGTACCGTTATGGCCTGCCGCGCAACTTCACGGTCAGCGCCAACTACCGCTTCTGA
- a CDS encoding error-prone DNA polymerase, whose protein sequence is MSVPAFAELVAATNFSFLRGASPGAQIVARAQMLGMNGIGIADRNTVAGVVRALAGWRDIGGKASGVKLIVGARLVFADGTPDVVAYPMTRHGWGRLTRLLTLGNRRARKGECELHLPDLLDHAQDMALIAMDGDAALLETLRAATPRLWLAATMPRAGQDARTLARRMALGERTGVPLIATNDTLYAEPDDRPMQDVLTCIREGLTVQTAGRSLAANAERHLKTPAEMARLFHACPQALAATQDLLACIEFALTDLRYEYPHEPVPEGWQPQDWLENLVLQGAYERFPDGLDPEYHKVLAEEFDLIRQKNYACYFLTVHDIVRHARSLEPPILCQGRGSAANSLVCYFLGVTPIDPVKQKLLFSRFLSPERHEPPDIDVDFEHQRREEVMQYVFKRYGRERAGIAATVIRYRQRSAIREVGKALGLSEDVTARLSGTVWGSWGGDELPEERLTEAGFDPANPQVARLRDMVEQLLEYPRHLSQHVGGFVLSETRLDELVPIHNAAMPDRTFIEWDKDDLEALGLMKVDVLALGMLTAIRKSFDLLRDHHLQDLVLATVPVEDEATYDMLCKGDSIGTFQVESRAQIAMLPRMKPRELYDLVIQVAIVRPGPIQGGMVHPYLRRRCGEEEAVFPGPPGQLVDVLGKTMGVPLFQEQAMKLAIVAAGFTPAEADGLRRAMATFKSRGNVGDHQHRLIEGMVTRGYPREFAERCFEQIKGFGEYGFPESHAQAFGWLAYVSSWLKCHYPAVFTCALLNSQPMGFYAPAQLVGDAREHGVEVRPIDVNASVWDNTLESERVLRLGLRQIGGFKKEWAKGLEAARQVSPITGLEDAARRAELPSRALHLLADADALGSLGQNRRSAGWEARRVPPAQLPLFAALDAPELAKEADAALPAMAPAEEVVADYQTQRLSLKGHPMQFLRPHFERQGARTCIAVDAARDGAKVRVAGVVLVRQRPGKGNAIFITIEDETGVVNGLLWARDFEKQRRAVMAARLMVLEGTVQRSKEDVVHLIVDQVTDASAALSALSSPELKPEPLRADAVRKPEYDRTRPTSRGHPRNVRILPRSRDFH, encoded by the coding sequence ATGAGCGTGCCCGCCTTTGCCGAACTGGTCGCGGCCACCAACTTCAGTTTCCTGCGCGGCGCCTCGCCAGGCGCGCAGATAGTCGCGCGGGCGCAGATGCTGGGCATGAACGGCATCGGCATCGCCGATCGCAACACCGTGGCCGGCGTGGTGCGCGCGCTTGCCGGGTGGCGGGATATCGGCGGCAAGGCCAGCGGCGTGAAGCTGATCGTCGGCGCCCGGCTGGTCTTCGCGGACGGCACCCCCGACGTGGTGGCTTACCCGATGACCCGGCACGGCTGGGGGCGGCTCACACGCCTGCTCACCCTGGGCAACCGCCGTGCCCGCAAGGGCGAATGCGAACTTCATCTGCCCGATCTTCTGGACCACGCGCAGGACATGGCGCTCATCGCCATGGACGGCGATGCGGCCCTGCTCGAAACCCTGCGCGCGGCAACCCCCCGCCTGTGGCTGGCCGCCACCATGCCGCGCGCCGGGCAGGACGCGCGCACTCTGGCGCGGCGCATGGCGCTGGGCGAACGCACCGGCGTGCCCCTGATCGCCACCAACGACACGCTCTATGCCGAGCCCGACGACCGGCCCATGCAGGACGTGCTCACCTGCATCCGTGAAGGGCTGACGGTGCAGACCGCCGGCCGCAGCCTCGCCGCCAATGCCGAGCGTCACCTCAAGACCCCGGCGGAAATGGCCCGCCTGTTCCACGCCTGCCCGCAGGCTCTGGCAGCCACGCAGGACCTGCTGGCGTGCATCGAATTTGCCCTGACCGACCTCCGCTACGAATATCCCCACGAACCCGTACCCGAAGGCTGGCAGCCGCAGGACTGGCTGGAAAACCTCGTCCTGCAAGGCGCTTACGAACGGTTTCCGGACGGTCTGGACCCGGAATACCACAAGGTGCTGGCCGAAGAATTCGACCTGATCCGCCAGAAGAACTACGCCTGCTACTTCCTCACCGTGCACGACATCGTGCGCCATGCCCGCAGCCTCGAACCGCCGATCCTGTGCCAGGGACGCGGCAGTGCGGCCAATTCGCTGGTCTGCTATTTCCTCGGCGTCACCCCGATCGACCCGGTGAAGCAGAAGCTGCTGTTCTCGCGCTTCCTCTCCCCCGAGCGCCACGAACCGCCCGATATCGACGTCGATTTCGAACATCAGCGGCGCGAGGAGGTGATGCAGTACGTCTTCAAGCGCTACGGCCGCGAGCGTGCGGGCATCGCCGCCACCGTCATCCGCTACCGCCAGCGCAGCGCGATCCGCGAAGTGGGCAAGGCGCTGGGGTTGAGCGAGGACGTGACCGCGCGCTTGTCCGGCACCGTCTGGGGCAGCTGGGGCGGCGACGAACTGCCCGAGGAGCGCCTCACCGAAGCCGGCTTCGACCCCGCGAACCCGCAGGTGGCGCGCCTGCGCGACATGGTGGAGCAGTTGCTCGAATACCCGCGCCACCTTTCGCAGCACGTCGGCGGCTTTGTGCTCAGCGAAACCCGGCTCGACGAACTGGTGCCGATCCACAACGCGGCAATGCCCGACCGTACCTTCATCGAATGGGACAAGGACGATCTGGAGGCGCTGGGGCTGATGAAAGTCGACGTGCTGGCGCTCGGCATGTTGACCGCGATCCGCAAGAGCTTCGACCTGCTGCGCGATCATCATCTGCAAGACCTGGTGCTGGCCACCGTTCCGGTTGAGGACGAGGCCACCTACGACATGCTGTGCAAGGGTGACAGCATCGGCACGTTTCAGGTCGAAAGCCGCGCCCAGATCGCGATGCTGCCGCGCATGAAACCGCGCGAACTCTACGATCTCGTCATTCAGGTTGCCATCGTGCGGCCCGGCCCGATCCAGGGCGGCATGGTCCACCCCTACCTGCGCCGCCGGTGCGGCGAGGAGGAGGCCGTATTTCCCGGCCCGCCGGGGCAACTCGTCGATGTTCTGGGCAAGACGATGGGGGTGCCGCTGTTTCAGGAGCAGGCGATGAAGCTGGCGATCGTCGCTGCCGGCTTCACTCCTGCCGAGGCCGACGGCCTGCGCCGCGCCATGGCGACGTTCAAAAGCCGGGGCAACGTGGGGGATCACCAGCACCGGCTGATCGAGGGCATGGTGACGCGCGGCTATCCCCGCGAATTCGCCGAGCGCTGCTTCGAACAGATCAAGGGCTTCGGCGAATACGGCTTTCCCGAAAGCCATGCGCAGGCCTTCGGATGGCTGGCCTATGTTTCGTCCTGGCTGAAGTGCCATTACCCGGCGGTCTTCACCTGCGCGCTGCTCAACAGCCAGCCCATGGGCTTCTACGCTCCCGCACAGTTGGTAGGCGACGCGCGCGAGCACGGGGTCGAAGTGCGCCCGATCGACGTCAACGCCAGCGTCTGGGATAATACCCTCGAAAGCGAACGCGTACTGCGCCTCGGCCTGCGCCAGATCGGCGGCTTCAAGAAGGAATGGGCGAAAGGGCTGGAGGCCGCCCGCCAGGTCAGCCCCATCACCGGCCTCGAAGACGCCGCCCGCCGCGCGGAACTGCCATCGCGTGCATTGCATCTGCTGGCCGATGCCGATGCGCTGGGTTCGCTGGGCCAGAACCGCCGCTCGGCGGGGTGGGAAGCGCGGCGCGTGCCTCCGGCGCAGCTCCCGCTTTTTGCTGCACTGGACGCCCCCGAACTGGCGAAGGAGGCGGACGCCGCACTGCCGGCCATGGCGCCTGCCGAGGAAGTCGTGGCCGATTATCAGACCCAGCGATTGTCGTTGAAGGGCCACCCGATGCAATTCCTGCGCCCCCATTTCGAAAGGCAGGGCGCCCGGACCTGCATCGCCGTCGACGCTGCTCGCGACGGCGCGAAAGTGCGCGTGGCCGGCGTCGTTCTCGTCCGCCAGCGGCCGGGCAAGGGCAATGCGATCTTCATCACGATCGAGGACGAGACCGGCGTGGTCAACGGACTGCTCTGGGCGCGCGATTTCGAAAAGCAGCGCCGCGCGGTGATGGCGGCCCGCCTCATGGTGCTTGAAGGGACGGTCCAGCGCAGCAAGGAGGACGTGGTCCACCTCATCGTAGACCAGGTCACCGATGCCAGCGCGGCGCTGTCGGCCCTGTCGTCGCCGGAACTGAAGCCCGAGCCGCTGCGTGCAGATGCGGTGCGCAAGCCGGAATACGATCGCACCCGCCCCACTTCACGCGGTCATCCGCGCAATGTGCGCATCCTGCCCCGGTCGCGGGATTTTCATTGA
- a CDS encoding response regulator transcription factor, with protein sequence MQILLVEDDAALAAHIMAGVREAGHVVEHCCDGRDALVRATCETYDAIVLDRMLPTLDGLKLLAALRATDDATPVLILSALGDVDERVKGLRAGGDDYMAKPFAMSELLARLESLARRNAPVAENASLLRIADLEIDLASHTVTRAGRRIALTLRELRIVAYLARNAGRVVTRTMLLENVWDYNFDPQTNIIDQHISKLRHKIAAEHETNLIHTVRGVGYMMREQ encoded by the coding sequence ATGCAGATCCTCCTTGTAGAAGACGATGCCGCCCTGGCGGCGCACATCATGGCCGGCGTGCGCGAGGCCGGGCACGTCGTGGAGCACTGCTGCGACGGGCGCGATGCGCTGGTCCGGGCGACCTGCGAGACTTACGATGCGATCGTGCTCGACCGGATGCTGCCCACGCTGGACGGCCTCAAGCTGCTGGCGGCCCTGCGCGCCACCGACGATGCGACCCCGGTGCTGATCCTCAGCGCCCTGGGCGATGTGGACGAGCGGGTGAAGGGCCTGCGCGCCGGCGGGGACGACTACATGGCCAAGCCTTTCGCGATGTCGGAACTGCTCGCCCGCCTGGAAAGCCTGGCGCGGCGCAATGCGCCGGTGGCGGAAAACGCCAGCCTGCTGCGGATCGCCGATCTGGAGATCGACCTTGCCTCGCACACCGTCACGCGGGCCGGGCGGCGCATTGCCCTTACCCTGCGCGAGCTGCGCATCGTCGCCTACCTTGCGCGCAATGCCGGGCGCGTGGTGACCCGCACGATGCTGCTGGAAAACGTGTGGGACTACAATTTCGACCCGCAGACCAACATCATCGACCAGCACATCTCCAAGCTGAGACACAAGATCGCGGCGGAGCACGAGACGAACCTGATCCACACCGTGCGCGGCGTCGGCTACATGATGCGCGAACAATGA